In the genome of Ureibacillus sp. FSL W7-1570, the window CTCTTACAAAGCTGGGCATGAAACCTGGTACGAAAGTAGGTTCTTTCGCATGGAACCATCACCGTCATTTGGAAGCATACTTTGCAGTACCTTGCGCTGGCGCCGTCTTGCATATGATCAACATCCGCCTTTCACCGGAACATATCATTTATGTAATCAATCATGCCGAAGATGAAATTTTATTGGTTGATGGGGACCTGTTCCCATTATTTGAGAAAGCCATTCCGTATTTGAAGACAGTGAAACATATTGTCGTCATGCAGGATGATAAAACGGTTCCTGAATCCTCTTTCCCTAATGTGCACTCGTATGAGCAATTGATCGAGGAAGCGGACGAATTTGAATTTCCTGAAAATTTAGACGAAAATTCCCCGGCAGGCATTTGTTATACAAGTGCAACGACCGGAATGCCAAAAGGGGTTGTGTATACGCACCGCGGGTTGGTGCTTCATAGTTTGATTCTCGGGTTGGCGGACAGCATGGGCATATGTGAAAAAGATGTCATCATGCCGGTTGTGCCAATGTTCCATGTGAATGCATGGGGAATGCCATTTGCCGCAGTGAATTACGGTACAACACAAGTTTTGCCTGGTCCACATTTTACCCCAAGTTTACTGCTTGATTTAATCGAACAGGAAAAAGTGACATTGACTGCAGGGGTGCCAACGATTTGGCTCGGCGTTCTCCAGGAGCAGGAGAAAAACCCTCGGGATCTTTCTTCTTTAAGAGGCATAGTTTCCGGCGGTTCCGCTTCACCAAAAGGGCTCATTCAAGCCTTTGAAGACAAATATAATGTTCCGTTCATCGTCGGCTACGGTATGACGGAAACATCACCGATTGTATCCCTTTCCCACTATACTTCCGCAATGGAAGATTGGACAAGGGAGCAAAAATTGGATATACGCGCAACGCAAGGGCTCACTGTTCCGTTGCTTGATACGGAAGTTGTCAATGATGAAGGTGTTGTTCCTTGGGATGGAAAAACGATGGGAGAACTTCGCATTCGTGGTCCTTGGATTGCCCATGAATATTACAAAGATGAACGAACAAAAGAAGCGTTCCGCGACGGTTGGCTCTATACAGGAGACATCGCGGTTGTGACACCGGAAGGCTATATCAAAATTACGGACCGTACGAAAGATTTGATCAAGAGCGGCGGCGAATGGATATCTTCCGTCGATTTGGAAAATGCCCTCATGACCCATGAAGCGGTGTTGGAAGCGGCGGTGATCGCCATTCCTCATGAAAAATGGCAGGAACGTCCACTGGCATGTGTCGTTTTAAAAGAAGGAAAACAGGCGACCAAAGAAGAACTGCTTGATTACTTGCGCGGCCAATTTGCAAAATGGTGGATTCCGGATGATGTGGTCTTCTTAAAAGAAATTCCGAAAACTTCAGTCGGCAAATTCCTGAAAGCGAAACTGCGCGAAGAATTAAAAGATTATAAAGTGCAAGCGTAAAGGATTGAAGAGGATGTTCATAAAGTCGATGCTTTGTGGACATCCTCTGAATTTTTTCAGTTTCTCCTTTTCAATCTTTCATCTTTATTTGGATGGTCGACCACATCCGATTGGATCGGATCCGGAATGCGATTATCCTCCTCCAGCTGCTCCCCGTCCCTCAATCGATCCATCTGTTTTCCCAACCAGATGCAGTCTTCCATATTATTTGTCATATGTCCGCTTTCAGGCATTTCATTCCGATTTTCCACAATGATCCCTCCTTATGTTGATACTAGATATTGTGAACAAAACGTTAAAAAAAATGATATAGTAAACTTAATTTAATTCAGCTATACTAAATTAGAGATATCAATTACTTAGGAGGTATACTTCCATGGGTACTGTTTTAATTCTTATTGTATGTCTATCATTTATCACAGCGATTTTAACAGCAGGCCGTGAAGGAGATTATAAAGAAGAATAATCTCTTACTTATTAGAGCTATCATAAAAAGGCAATCCTGATTAATCGGGATTGCCTTTTTATTTTCTTGACATTTTCAGCTTATCAAAATAAACTTAGTTACATAAAGTAAGTTTGTGAAAATAATTAACTGAAGGAGATAGGAAATGACAACACATTTTCATAAAAAACCGAACACGTATGTTTCTCATGTTCAAATAAAAGTGTCCAATTTGGAGCGTTCCGTGGAGTATTATAAAAATGTCATCGGATTTCAAGTTTTGGAGCAGACGGATCATACGGCCGCCTTTACAACGGATGGAAAAACGAGCATTTTATCCATCGAAGAAGTGAAGGATGCATTGCCTTTGCAAAGGGGGCAAACCGGCCTTTACCACTTTGCGATTCTGCTTCCTACCCGGAAAGATTTAGGGAATTTCATCCAGCATATTTCCGAACTGAATGTTCCGATTGGTGCAGGCGACCACCATGTAAGTGAAGCGATTTATTTGTACGATCCGGATGGAAACGGCATTGAAGTGTATGCGGACCGGCCGGAAGAGGAATGGATTTGGAATGGGAATACGGTTTATATGACGACGGAACCGGTGAATTTCCGTTCTCTTCTAGCAATAGCAGATGGCACTTGGAATGGATTGCCTGAAGGAACGGTGATGGGACATATTCATTTATCCGTCGCTGATTTGCGGAAAACGGAAGCATTTTATACGAAGGCTTTAGGGTTTGAAGTGGTGACAAGATACGGAAGCCGGGCACTTTTCATCTCAACCGGAAAATATCATCATCATATCGGTTTGAATACTTGGGAAAGCTTGGGAGGCTCCCCTGCTCCGGAAAACAGTGTTGGATTGAAGTCCTATACATTGGTGATGGATAATGAGGAAAAAGCAGAGTTAGTGAAAAAGAATTTGAAAGAGCTGGGGCATGTAGTGGAGATATTTGAAGAGGCTCCGAAATTTGGTGGAAGCCAGGCATTTTCCACTGTTGATCCTTCCGGCATTCGAATTGTTTTTACATTGGATGGGGAATAAATGGATATTATGTTTATGGGGAGGTTGGGACAAAACCCCCTCTAAAATGGAAACAGCCCATGAAATTTTGGAATGAAATTTCATGGGCTGTTTTTCATTTTTTCAATAAAAAATAAGGACCTCTTCTGTTAAAATTAAGTTAGCACACAAAACCTAACAGAAAGAAGGGTCCTTATGTTCAAATATTATAACATGAATCAATTAGTTTTGCCTCTAGATTTAGAAATAAAATTACAAGAAAATGATATTGCCTTCCACATTCACCATTTAGTTGAAAGTATTCCAGATGAAGCCTTCCAGCCGTTTCTTCGAAATACAGGTTGTCCTGCTTATCATCCACGCATGATGCTAAAAATTATTTTGTGTGCCTATTCGCAGTCTGTCTTTTCAGGTCGAAAAATTGAAGCGCTATTAAAGGACAGTATACGAATGATGTGGTTGGCACAAGGATATGAACCAAGTTATCGGACGATCAATCGTTTTCGTGTGCATCCGGAAGTAAAAGAATTAATTCGTCAATGTTTTGTCCAATTCCGTTGCCAACTGGTGGAAGAAAAGTTAATCGATCAAGAAGCCATTTTTATCGATGGTACGAAGATTGAAGCGAATGCCAATAAATTTACTTTCGTATGGAAGAAATCCATTGAAAAATACAACCAAAACTTAATTGAAAAGTCCAATCAGTTATACAACGAACTATTAGAAAAAGAAATCATCCCTGAAATGGAGCGGGAAAGTGATGGGGAATTGTCCGTAGAAGAACTCGCTCAAATGGTGCAACAAGTCGATGAAGTCATTAAGGAATATGACCAAAAAATCGAATCATCGCCCGATGCCACAGAACGAAAAGCATTAAGAAGCGAACGAAAATATCCAAAACAAGCGTACAAACAATTAATAGACTTCATTCTACGCAAACAAAAGTATCAAAAAGCCTTGGACATCTTGGGGGAACGAAATAGTTATTCCAAAACCGACCCGGATGCGACGTTCATGCGAATGAAAGACGACTATATGAAAAACGGTCAATTGAAAGCTGGATACAACGTACAAATCGCAACAGAAGGTCAATACGCACTAGCTTATAGCATCTTTCCAAATCCTACTGATACACGTACATTAATTCCGTTCTTGAATGAGATAGAAAAGGATTATTTTCCGTTGCCAAAGTACATTGTCGCAGATGCTGGTTATGGTAGTGAACCAAACTATGAAGACATCCTTTCGAATCGAAAATGTGAGGCACTCATTCCATATACCATGTATGAGAAGGAACAAAAGAAGAAATATAAACAAAATCCATTTCATCCAGACAATTGGACGTATGACGAAGAAAGTGATACCTACACGTGTCCGAATCAGCAACGTGTAACATTCAGATATCATTCTGTACGTACAGATAAGACCGGTTTCAAACGAGAATTCAAAATTTACGAATGTGAAAACTGTTCAGGATGCCCATTCCGTTCATCATGTACAAAAGCAAAGGAAGGCAACCATCGAAAAGTCATGGTGAATGAAAAATGGGAACAACAAAAAGAATATGTAAGAACGAAGCTTTCAGAAGAAAAAGCAGGTTCTATTTTCCGTCAACGTAAAATTGACGTAGAACCAGTTTTTGGATTCTTGAAGGCTAATTTGCGTTTCACTCGATTTTCCGTCCGAGGAAAATCGAAGGTAGAAAATGAAATGGGGATTGCCTTAATGGCCGTGAATTTACGGAAATACACGGCCAACAAAAATCAACTGACCAAAAATAATGGAGAGAAATGGAAAAAGGAGAATTTGAGTTGGCTCAAATTCTCCTTTTTCCTATCTTGAAGCTAGTTTTGTCCCAGCCTCTTTTTTTCATGAAGGATGGAGTTTTTTGGAGAGATATTTGCAGGGGATTCACTTTAATTAAGGTGGGATGTGCAAAGAAGGTAATGGTTGCACTATACGCACGAAAGTTGGGGGCATCCGCTTCTAATGTTGCTCTAAATGCACGAAAGGGAGTTGCTTCCGCTCCAATTATTGCTCTATATGCACTAAAGGAGAGGGCATCTGCTCCTAATGTTGTTCTATTCGCACTAAAGGGTGTTGTATTCGCTCCTAATGTTGCTCTATATGCACTAAAGGGAGCTGTATCCGCTCCAATTATTGCTCTATACGCACTAAAAGTGGCACCATCCGCTCCAATTGTTGCTCTATATGCACTAAAGGAGGAGGTATCCGCTCCAATTGTTGCTCTATACGCACCAAAGGGGGCACCATCCGCTCCAATTGTTGCTCTAAATGCACGAAAGGGAGTTGCTTCCGCTCCAATTGTTGCTCTATATGCACTAAAGGAGGAGGTATCCGCTCCTATTGTTGCTCTATACGCACTAATAGTGGCACCATCCGCTCCTATTGTTGCTCTAAATGCACGAAAGGGAGTTGCTTCCGCTCCAATTGTTGCTCTATATGCACTAAAGGAGGAGGTATCCGCTCCTATTGTTGCTCTATACGCACTAATAGTGGCACCATCCGCTCCTATTGTTGCTCTAAATGCACGAAAGGGAGTTGCTTCCGCTCCAATTGTTGCTCTATATGCACTAAAGGAGGAGGTATCCGCTCCAATTGTTGCTCTATACGCACTAAAAGTGGCACCATCCGCTCCAATTATTGCTCTATACGCACTAAAAGTGGCACCATCCGCTCCAATTATTGCTCTATATGTACTAAAGGGAGTTGCTTCCGCTCCAATTGTTGCTCTATACGCACTAAAAGTGGCACCATCCGCTCCAATTATTGCTCTATATGCACTAAAGGGAGTTGCTTCCGCTCCAAATGATATCCTATGAGCACTAAAGGAGTCACCATATCCACTATTTGATGCATATACGCGCAAGTTGAAGCCTTATCTGAGCAAGGGCACACCTTATCCGAGCAAGTGACCACTCTATCCGAGCAAGCTAACTCCTTATCCGAGCAAGTGACCACTCTATCCGAGCAAGCTAACTCCTTATCCGAGCAAGTGACCACTCTATCCGAGCAAGCTAACTCCTTATCCGAGCAAGTTGACTCTCTATCCGAGCAAGATCACACCCCATCCGCACAAGTCACCACTCTATCCGTACAAGTCACCACTCTATCCGAGCAAGTCAACACCCCATCCGCACAAGTCCCACTCTATCCGAGCAAGATCACACCCCATCCGTACAAGTTACCACTCCAGGCAAGCTGACACTACATACGCTCAAGTCAACACCCCCGCAAAATAAACACCCCATCATAGAAAAAGCAAAATGGGAAAATCATCAGTTCTCCCATTTCGCCATTTTTCATTCCATTCCCGGGAAATTTTGTTGACGCAGCGCTTCATAAATAATAATAGCCGCGGAATTCGATAAATTAAGGGAACGCACTTTATCCGTTTGCGGAATTCGAAGCACCCGGTCGATGTGTTCATATGCAAAATCTTTTGGCAATCCGGTCGTTTCTTTTCCGAACATGAAATAAATATCCTTCTCTTTGTCGCTGAAATCAAAATCGGAATAAGGGCGATCGCTATAAGTTTCAATCAAATAAAGTTCTCCATCTTTCATATATTCAAGAAAATCTTCCAAGGAATCGTGATACACGATATTCACATGCTTCCAATAATCCAACCCTGCCCGTTTCAACATTTTATCATCCGTCGAAAAACCAAGCGGCCGAATTAAATGCAACGTTGTGTTCGTTGCGGCACAAGTGCGTGCAATGTTTCCGGTATTTGCTGGAATTTCTGGTTGATATAATACGATATGTAGTGGCAAAACTAGACACTTCCTTCTATTATACTTCACTAAATCATAGGGACTAGCCTCGTCCCAATAATTCCAGTCCCTTTCCGATTTCACGGAGCACCTCTTCATCCTTTTCCTGCTGAAGGGCTTCAAGCAATGCTTCTTTCGCCTGCTCCCCTCCAATGACGCCAAGAGCCCATGCGGAAGTTCCGCGAATCACCGGCCGTTCATCATTCTTCAACAATTCAATCAATTCCGGAACCGCCGATTGCTCCTTAAAATGGGCAAGGGCGAGAATGGCATTGCGCTGGATCGGCTTTTTCCCGCGCCAAGAGCCCGCCATCGTGCCGAATTTCCTTTTGAACTCTTTATTCGAAAGGTTCAATAGCGGCACAAGAAGCGGCTTTGCTAATTCAGGATCCGGCATAAATTCTTCATGAATCCAATTCGCCTTTCCTTTATTTTTTGGACAAACCGTTTGGCACGTGTCGCAGCCGTAAACCCGGTTTCCGATTTCTCTGCGAAATTCATCCGGCAAATAATCTTTCGTCTGCGTAAGAAAGGCGATGCATCGCTTTGAATTTAACCGTCCTGCCTCCACCAATGCGCCAGTCGGGCAAATATCCAGGCACAACCGGCAATCACCGCATTCATTTTCAATCGGTGCATCCGGCGGAAAAGGAATATTGGTAATCATTTCGCCCAAGTAGACATATGAACCGAACTCCGGCGTGATGATTGAGCAGTTTTTCCCGCTCCAACCAATCCCTGCCCGTTCCGCAACTGCCCGGTCAACCAATTCCCCCGTATCCACCATCGATTTCACGGAGACATCCGGCACTCTTTCCCGCAGCCATTGTTCCATCAAATCGAGCCGTTCTTTTACCGCCACATGATAATCCAATCCCCATGAAGCTCTGGCGAAGATGCCTCTCCGTTCCCCTTTTTTCCCTGCCGGCGGATTTTTCATTTTGGATGGATAAGCGAGGGCAATGGCAATAATGCTTTCCCCTTCCGGCAACAGCTTTTTTGGATCCGTCCGCTTCTCAACATCCCGTTCTTCAAAACCGGACTGGTAATTCAATGCCTGCTGCCTTATCAACCGATTTTTCATTTCCTCAAAAGGAGATGCAGTGGTAAAGCCGATTTTATCCACCCCAATGGATTTCGCATATTCGATTAAATCACTTTTTAACTGTTCAATGTTCATCTCGAAACTGCCGCCCGGAAGAGCCGCAATTTTGCACCTCCCTCCATTACACATCCGACTACTTTCCTCAAACATTTATGGTACAATAAGGTTACAAATTGTTGGCAGGTGAATGTTGTTGAAGCTTACTGTGAATCAAGGACTCTTTTCTAAAATTCCGAATCTGAAAATCGGCATTATCCATTATACCAAAATTGTCGTTTCACCATCGCCTCAAATGATAAAAGGCCGGTTCCAATTGTTTCAAGAGAACTTATATTTTGAGCTGCAAGAAACCCCTGTCACAGAGCGCCCCGGCATCAAAGAATGGAGAACCGTTTGGAAAGCCCTTGGCGCAGATCCAAACCGTTACCGCCATTCCGCTGAAAGTCTGATGCGCAGAGTGGCAAAGCAAAACTATTTATCTCCTGTCCATTTAGCGGTAGACTTGAACAATTTCTTTTCTTTGCAATATGAAATTCCCATTGGCATTTACGATGTACAACACATTGAAGGGGACGTTGAAATTTCATTAGGGGATGAAGAAACCGGCTATGAAGGTTTAAACGGCCGGTACAACAAATTAAATCATATTTTATTCAGCAAGGATGATCATGGCGCTTTCGGAAGCCCTTTTGTGGATTCGGTCCGTACAAGCGTTACAGAAGAAACGACAGAAGCATTGCACATTTTTTACTTACGGCCTTCTTTGGAGGAAAAAGATTGCCAGGAACTCCTCACAGCCTGCGGTAAAATGTTTACCCAAGTGGCGGGCGGGGAATTTACAACGGCCGTGTTGACTGCAGAAAGTCCAAGTATAACGATTTGAGGTGAAACTAATGAAAACCATCCCATTAGCCGAGGGCATCAAATTAAAAAGCATTTTAACGAGAAAAATTCAAGAATTGGTGTACGAAATCCATAATAATGCCCACGTCGTTGTCGAAAAAGGAGAAACACCGAAACAATCCGGCAGAACCGTATCTGAAATCGAAGCGGAATTGGCGCAAGTAAGAAAAGATGTACGCACGTTGGACAAATTGATTTATCGGGCAAACATTGACCATACCATTGAATTTAAAGGGGAAACCATGCCGATTGTGGAAGCTATTGAACTGGCAAAACAGCTGAGAGCAGAAGCAAGTTTATATAAAGATCTGGGAAATTCCGAAAAAGAAAAAATTTACACGACCACTGGCGAAGGTAAGGTACTTTACGAAGTGGCGATGTATGAGCCCCGTGAATACCGGGAAAAAGCCATACAGCTTGAAAAAGATGCGCACCGTCTATCCAATTTGATCAATGCCAAAAACTATGAAGTTCGAATCGAATTTGATGACTCCAAATATTTCTAATATGGAATTTACCCCGGGGCGGTGAGAGTCCTCCCCGGGGTATAACGGCTGTCACTTTGATCAATGCATAGTTGGTAAACCAATTACCGTTGACCTGTCACTTTTTCACCTTTAACCCATGACCAACTAACGCAAAGGGTTCAAAACAAGATACGTACAGTTGAATTTTTTGTGTACAGCCGTTATATAAGAACAGGCTGTTTAGGAAGTTCCCTTTCTAAACAGCCTGCTTCTTTTTTCCCCTCCCCATGTTCATCCAATGGGCGTATAGCCAATGCAATTCCGACAAAAATAGGAATTATTTGGATTTCTTCATTGGAGAAGGCCATCATAAACAAAGAAAAGAGAAATATTCGCTATACTGGTATTCTTCATATTGTTTTTGATTGCTGAAGAACTTTATTCGATACGGGCTTTATAACTCATTGTTTTTTTGAATGATTATTTGAAAAAATAAATACCAATGGTGGGAAGAATAAAATAAATCCATAAAAACCAAAGGAAAAGAAAATCGGAATCAATAGAAATGAAATGCCCGATATGACCGTCAAAATGGATCTTTTCTTCAAACCATATATTCCGATGATGAATCCCAATGCAATACAAACCAAAGAAAGTACTTTCATCCAGTCCATGTTATCACCTCTAACTATTAAAGACCCATCTCCTACTTACTCCACTCCCGGCAGCAGACGCAGCACCTTTTCATCGGCGTCCAATATGGCCTCGACCCCGAGCGGAATGCCGATGTTCGGCGTTGAATGCCCGATATGGAATCCGACAACTGCCGGTTTTTTATATGGCCATAAATATTCTTTGAATAAAGGTAACATGTCCCCGTCACCAAAACTGCCAATGGCAAAGCCGCTTGCCTCTTTCAATTTTCCGGCGAGTCTCAACTGATTCAGCATGCGGTCCAGTTCCTCTATCCCCAATCGGTCTTCTTCCAAAAGCAAAATTTTCCCGCGCACATCAATTTCAAATTTGGTGCCCAGGGTATCGACGATTCTGCTCAAGTTTCCTCCGATGATTTCCGCCCGGACCGCGCCTGGCACAATCCCTTCCAGTTGGGACAGACTTTCATCATAATAAATTTCATACGGTGCAAACAATTGGTACAACATTTTTTTCGAACGGTCATCCGCTATTGTTGTAAGGGAAGGGCCGTGAAAAGTCACCACATCGGCATATTGTTGGATGGCTATATGTAAAAAAGTGATATCAGAAGATCCCCAAAAAATTTTCGGATGTTCCTCAAGGAGCGGATAGTCGATTTTGTCGGCGATTCTTGCAGCACCGTACCCATCCGAAACACAGAATATCGCTTTTACTTCCGGATCTTCAATCATTTGA includes:
- a CDS encoding phenylalanine--tRNA ligase beta subunit-related protein, producing the protein MKLTVNQGLFSKIPNLKIGIIHYTKIVVSPSPQMIKGRFQLFQENLYFELQETPVTERPGIKEWRTVWKALGADPNRYRHSAESLMRRVAKQNYLSPVHLAVDLNNFFSLQYEIPIGIYDVQHIEGDVEISLGDEETGYEGLNGRYNKLNHILFSKDDHGAFGSPFVDSVRTSVTEETTEALHIFYLRPSLEEKDCQELLTACGKMFTQVAGGEFTTAVLTAESPSITI
- the queG gene encoding tRNA epoxyqueuosine(34) reductase QueG; this translates as MNIEQLKSDLIEYAKSIGVDKIGFTTASPFEEMKNRLIRQQALNYQSGFEERDVEKRTDPKKLLPEGESIIAIALAYPSKMKNPPAGKKGERRGIFARASWGLDYHVAVKERLDLMEQWLRERVPDVSVKSMVDTGELVDRAVAERAGIGWSGKNCSIITPEFGSYVYLGEMITNIPFPPDAPIENECGDCRLCLDICPTGALVEAGRLNSKRCIAFLTQTKDYLPDEFRREIGNRVYGCDTCQTVCPKNKGKANWIHEEFMPDPELAKPLLVPLLNLSNKEFKRKFGTMAGSWRGKKPIQRNAILALAHFKEQSAVPELIELLKNDERPVIRGTSAWALGVIGGEQAKEALLEALQQEKDEEVLREIGKGLELLGRG
- a CDS encoding LD-carboxypeptidase; protein product: MKIRPKHLNEGDTVGVIALSNPVDMKILESQLKIFSDMGLRYKLGQTIGRQGGYLAGSDEERVRDFHQMIEDPEVKAIFCVSDGYGAARIADKIDYPLLEEHPKIFWGSSDITFLHIAIQQYADVVTFHGPSLTTIADDRSKKMLYQLFAPYEIYYDESLSQLEGIVPGAVRAEIIGGNLSRIVDTLGTKFEIDVRGKILLLEEDRLGIEELDRMLNQLRLAGKLKEASGFAIGSFGDGDMLPLFKEYLWPYKKPAVVGFHIGHSTPNIGIPLGVEAILDADEKVLRLLPGVE
- a CDS encoding VOC family protein; translation: MTTHFHKKPNTYVSHVQIKVSNLERSVEYYKNVIGFQVLEQTDHTAAFTTDGKTSILSIEEVKDALPLQRGQTGLYHFAILLPTRKDLGNFIQHISELNVPIGAGDHHVSEAIYLYDPDGNGIEVYADRPEEEWIWNGNTVYMTTEPVNFRSLLAIADGTWNGLPEGTVMGHIHLSVADLRKTEAFYTKALGFEVVTRYGSRALFISTGKYHHHIGLNTWESLGGSPAPENSVGLKSYTLVMDNEEKAELVKKNLKELGHVVEIFEEAPKFGGSQAFSTVDPSGIRIVFTLDGE
- the trmL gene encoding tRNA (uridine(34)/cytosine(34)/5-carboxymethylaminomethyluridine(34)-2'-O)-methyltransferase TrmL; this encodes MPLHIVLYQPEIPANTGNIARTCAATNTTLHLIRPLGFSTDDKMLKRAGLDYWKHVNIVYHDSLEDFLEYMKDGELYLIETYSDRPYSDFDFSDKEKDIYFMFGKETTGLPKDFAYEHIDRVLRIPQTDKVRSLNLSNSAAIIIYEALRQQNFPGME
- a CDS encoding long-chain fatty acid--CoA ligase; the encoded protein is MMDTPLLLTSFLKRAERYYPEKLIISRTAPDTIHRIPYKEYVKRTRKLASALTKLGMKPGTKVGSFAWNHHRHLEAYFAVPCAGAVLHMINIRLSPEHIIYVINHAEDEILLVDGDLFPLFEKAIPYLKTVKHIVVMQDDKTVPESSFPNVHSYEQLIEEADEFEFPENLDENSPAGICYTSATTGMPKGVVYTHRGLVLHSLILGLADSMGICEKDVIMPVVPMFHVNAWGMPFAAVNYGTTQVLPGPHFTPSLLLDLIEQEKVTLTAGVPTIWLGVLQEQEKNPRDLSSLRGIVSGGSASPKGLIQAFEDKYNVPFIVGYGMTETSPIVSLSHYTSAMEDWTREQKLDIRATQGLTVPLLDTEVVNDEGVVPWDGKTMGELRIRGPWIAHEYYKDERTKEAFRDGWLYTGDIAVVTPEGYIKITDRTKDLIKSGGEWISSVDLENALMTHEAVLEAAVIAIPHEKWQERPLACVVLKEGKQATKEELLDYLRGQFAKWWIPDDVVFLKEIPKTSVGKFLKAKLREELKDYKVQA
- a CDS encoding IS1182 family transposase, encoding MFKYYNMNQLVLPLDLEIKLQENDIAFHIHHLVESIPDEAFQPFLRNTGCPAYHPRMMLKIILCAYSQSVFSGRKIEALLKDSIRMMWLAQGYEPSYRTINRFRVHPEVKELIRQCFVQFRCQLVEEKLIDQEAIFIDGTKIEANANKFTFVWKKSIEKYNQNLIEKSNQLYNELLEKEIIPEMERESDGELSVEELAQMVQQVDEVIKEYDQKIESSPDATERKALRSERKYPKQAYKQLIDFILRKQKYQKALDILGERNSYSKTDPDATFMRMKDDYMKNGQLKAGYNVQIATEGQYALAYSIFPNPTDTRTLIPFLNEIEKDYFPLPKYIVADAGYGSEPNYEDILSNRKCEALIPYTMYEKEQKKKYKQNPFHPDNWTYDEESDTYTCPNQQRVTFRYHSVRTDKTGFKREFKIYECENCSGCPFRSSCTKAKEGNHRKVMVNEKWEQQKEYVRTKLSEEKAGSIFRQRKIDVEPVFGFLKANLRFTRFSVRGKSKVENEMGIALMAVNLRKYTANKNQLTKNNGEKWKKENLSWLKFSFFLS